In Silene latifolia isolate original U9 population chromosome 3, ASM4854445v1, whole genome shotgun sequence, a single window of DNA contains:
- the LOC141649096 gene encoding uncharacterized protein LOC141649096: protein MVMLYLVKFLQKGKWTQMVRSTTVEEFIENEELMYTTYSYIPGLEKYYKETWLDSKRSDLVESAHAALKRLLRTSVGGFDTVFETIHQLVTLQIGKIDEALETSLSKQLHVSLAMSVYRRLSFNVTHHAITTIDRQFKKANCNGCAIKITHGLPFTCDISRLLNTDGYIELDSIHPFWKTLHIRNISKGDNNDTLLQEKNKLSKLVDVVLNRDIEMMRKVSEFVENVSLDPRPQLLMFQKNIPDLNIPQPMNCPQVTRPTAAATNVSKDIPDLNIPHYMSSPQWIIDWVNVDGDGNCGYRAVAQEIYGDEHRWPTVRRDMVDELEKHTHIYIRLYGGEMEIDKLIKRISWWKRDEDTPVIHWMDADMGFIIANCYDEIFTCLSHTNSFTSLPMTRTSAISQGPK, encoded by the exons ATGGTAATGCTATACTTGGTGAAATTTTTGCAAAAAGGGAAGTGGACACAAATGGTCAGATCAACAACTGTAGAGGAGTTTATAGAAAATGAGGAGTTAATGTATACAACTTACAGTTATATTCCTGGTTTGGAAAAATATTATAAGGAAACATGGCTTGATAGTAAAAGGAGCGATTT GGTTGAGAGTGCACATGCGGCACTAAAACGACTTTTACGTACATCTGTGGGTGGTTTTGACACTGTCTTTGAAACGATTCATCAATTAGTCACCCTTCAGATCGGAAAAATAGATGAGGCTTTAGAGACCTCCTTGAGTAAGCAGCTTCATGTTAGTCTTGCTATGAGTGTGTATCGTAGGTTGTCTTTCAATGTGACACATCATGCAATTACGACTATTGATAGACAATTCAAAAAGGCCAATTGTAATGGATGTGCTATTAAGATAACACATGGTCTTCCTTTCACATGTGATATTAGTCGTCTTCTTAACACAG ATGGGTATATTGAACTTGATTCAATTCACCCATTTTGGAAGACTCTACATATAAGGAACATATCAAAGGGCGACAACAATGATACGCTCTTGCAAGAGAAGAATAAGTTGAGTAAACTTGTAGATGTGGTGCTAAATCGTGATATTGAAATGATGAGAAAAGTTTCTGAATTTGTAGAGAACGT GTCACTAGACCCACGGCCGCAGCTACTAATGTTTCAAAAAAACATTCCCGATTTAAATATACCACAACCTATGAATTGTCCACAG GTCACTAGACCCACGGCAGCAGCTACCAATGTTTCAAAAGACATTCCTGATTTAAACATACCACATTATATGTCGTCTCCACAA TGGATAATTGATTGGGTGAATGTCGATGGCGATGGGAATTGTGGGTATCGAGCAGTTGCTCAAGAGATTTATGGTGATGAACATAGGTGGCCAACAGTTAGACGTGATATGGTGGATGAGTTAGAAAAACATACACATATTTATATAAGATTATATGGAGGCGAAATGGAGATCGATAAATTGATTAAGAGAATTTCATGGTGGAAAAGAGATGAAGATACACCAGTGATACATTGGATGGATGCCGATATGGGATTCATCATAGCTAATTGCTATGatgaaattttcacatgtttgtCACATACGAATAGTTTTACAAGCTTACCAATGACGCGAACAAGTGCAATATCACAGGGGCCGAAATAA